One Campylobacter sp. RM16192 genomic region harbors:
- a CDS encoding HugZ family heme oxygenase, with protein MKERAIEHMNSDHHDTVVAFCKRFGSFKDVSNVKLTDMNEDGLIITCDQGEVFAPFLQKASDGNYKDAIMTLYRSIDVGNGLEKIEAGMVDFVDSLKTVVISSVHQDMQCVGSYAPFVKIDDAIYICLSSVAEHYHSIKANPNKISLLFIEDESTAKTIFARHRLSIKGEAKFIEDEALRNEIFDKLAEKNPKESAIKQLRNMSDFYIIKVELKDGRYVKGFGAAYNSKGLKLSQAAGESNPHRKNPHGHNPHGHNPHNPHQK; from the coding sequence ATGAAAGAAAGGGCGATTGAGCATATGAACTCGGATCATCATGATACCGTAGTTGCGTTTTGCAAAAGATTTGGTTCTTTTAAAGATGTAAGCAACGTAAAACTAACTGACATGAACGAAGACGGACTTATTATCACATGTGATCAAGGTGAGGTCTTCGCACCATTTTTACAAAAAGCAAGCGACGGCAACTATAAAGATGCCATAATGACGCTTTATAGAAGTATTGATGTCGGAAACGGTCTTGAAAAGATTGAAGCAGGAATGGTTGATTTTGTAGATAGCCTAAAAACTGTTGTTATTTCAAGCGTACATCAAGATATGCAATGCGTTGGCTCTTATGCGCCATTTGTAAAAATTGATGATGCTATATACATCTGCTTAAGTTCAGTAGCTGAGCATTATCACTCAATAAAAGCAAATCCAAATAAAATTTCACTTCTATTTATAGAGGATGAAAGTACAGCAAAAACTATATTTGCGAGACATCGTCTAAGCATAAAAGGCGAGGCTAAATTTATAGAGGATGAGGCGCTTAGAAATGAAATTTTTGATAAATTAGCAGAGAAAAACCCTAAAGAATCAGCTATAAAACAACTTAGAAACATGTCTGACTTTTACATCATAAAAGTTGAGCTAAAAGACGGCAGATACGTAAAAGGATTTGGTGCAGCATACAACTCAAAGGGTCTTAAACTAAGCCAAGCAGCAGGAGAAAGTAACCCTCACAGAAAAAATCCGCACGGCCACAATCCTCACGGACATAACCCTCACAATCCACACCAAAAATAA
- a CDS encoding cyclic peptide export ABC transporter — protein sequence MKIIAMIVLGAISSGSSMLILFFINKYLLALTEKNALVLVAFFGLLIAFLASSILSRIALSTIGNNFVFDMRMKIVKRILDTPNQKIAAIGKSNLLASLSSDITSLTNGFTRIPDIIQGCLVIFFASFYIAYLSYEIFIFLLIWMSVTIFISNTSMKNIYKYYGLHRQNEDTLYKDYQTSIEGHRELSLNLERSKRLYNDRFIPNAKNLRSNIIKTEIFSSFASNWISSMMLGAIGVIIYVCLAYGVTTLQDAITIAITILFLRAPIMMVVSSIPSIFKSKIAYEKLKKLDLSQYEAEFNMSENFPQTWDKLSLKNINFKYSSDDEFGLSDINFEINRGEVVFLVGKNGSGKSTLFMILAGLLEPNSGEMYVDDTQITKENLKAYSNTISAIFSDFYLFDEVLSDDDKFIDELLKKMILDKKVSVKDDKFSTLNLSQGQRKRLAMVAALIEKRKFIMLDEWAADQDPQFRKMFYNQILKDLKQDGYTVFAISHDDAYFDCADKIYSIENGHLSRMK from the coding sequence ATGAAAATAATAGCTATGATAGTTTTAGGTGCTATATCAAGCGGCTCAAGTATGCTCATACTATTTTTTATAAACAAATACCTACTAGCTTTGACGGAAAAAAATGCTCTTGTTTTAGTTGCTTTTTTTGGACTACTTATAGCATTTCTGGCTTCATCTATCCTATCCAGAATAGCGCTTTCCACCATAGGTAACAACTTTGTTTTTGATATGCGAATGAAGATAGTAAAACGCATCCTAGATACTCCAAACCAAAAGATAGCCGCCATAGGCAAGTCAAATCTGCTAGCCTCTCTTTCAAGCGATATCACAAGCCTTACAAACGGCTTTACAAGGATTCCTGATATCATTCAAGGCTGTCTTGTGATATTTTTTGCAAGTTTTTATATAGCCTATCTGTCGTATGAAATTTTTATATTTTTGCTTATCTGGATGAGCGTTACTATATTTATCAGCAACACATCCATGAAAAATATCTACAAATACTACGGACTTCATAGGCAAAACGAAGATACGTTATATAAGGATTATCAAACCAGTATCGAAGGTCATAGAGAACTAAGTTTAAATTTGGAGCGCTCAAAAAGGCTTTATAACGATAGATTTATACCTAATGCAAAAAATCTTCGCTCAAATATCATAAAAACCGAAATTTTCTCATCATTTGCCAGCAATTGGATTAGCTCTATGATGCTTGGCGCTATCGGTGTAATTATATATGTATGCCTTGCTTATGGAGTTACAACCCTGCAAGACGCGATCACCATAGCCATAACAATACTATTTCTAAGAGCTCCGATTATGATGGTTGTTTCAAGCATTCCGAGCATATTTAAGTCAAAAATAGCCTACGAGAAGCTAAAAAAACTTGATCTGAGCCAATATGAAGCCGAATTTAACATGAGTGAGAATTTCCCGCAAACATGGGACAAACTAAGTCTAAAAAACATAAATTTCAAGTATAGTAGTGACGATGAATTTGGACTTAGCGATATTAATTTTGAGATAAATAGAGGCGAGGTTGTCTTTCTTGTTGGCAAAAACGGAAGCGGTAAATCAACTCTATTTATGATATTGGCAGGTCTGCTTGAGCCAAATAGCGGCGAAATGTATGTGGATGATACACAAATCACAAAAGAAAATTTAAAAGCCTATTCAAATACTATCAGCGCAATTTTTAGCGATTTTTATCTATTTGATGAGGTTTTAAGTGATGATGACAAGTTTATAGACGAGCTGCTTAAAAAGATGATACTGGATAAAAAAGTAAGTGTGAAAGATGATAAATTTAGCACTCTAAACCTCTCTCAAGGTCAAAGAAAAAGGCTTGCCATGGTAGCCGCACTAATAGAAAAACGTAAATTTATAATGCTTGATGAGTGGGCAGCAGATCAGGATCCACAGTTTAGAAAGATGTTTTATAATCAAATTTTAAAAGATCTTAAGCAAGATGGATATACAGTATTTGCAATCAGTCACGACGATGCTTATTTTGACTGTGCAGATAAAATTTACAGTATTGAAAATGGACATTTAAGCAGAATGAAATAG
- the tupC gene encoding tungstate ABC transporter ATP-binding protein TupC: MIKLKDVLVKYENNIVLDIKNLELQTRGITALMGNNGSGKSTLIRVVSFLQKPNSGYVEIWKESKPSLKTLRQISVLFPEPMLLKRGVRQNFEFALKSRNLEREFNQRVGEALELVGLDDSFLDKKNYELSSGQTQRIAFALVLALRSRLNLLDEPTNSVDLATSKLFGKAVKYQHEQYKSGFIIASHDEKWLSAIAQDSVFLHRGKVSEFEIKNIFENQNGFLNFGSEVKFTLPQAIKNASKIAINPNKIILSKEPFDGGFIGLLHSVSIIYGTYLLAKVKIGDFLIKAVVSSDKFIDNKLVTGENVYFGFSDEAFLSIE; the protein is encoded by the coding sequence ATGATAAAACTTAAAGACGTGCTCGTAAAATACGAAAACAACATCGTGCTTGATATAAAAAATTTAGAGCTTCAAACAAGAGGTATAACCGCACTTATGGGCAACAACGGAAGCGGTAAAAGCACGCTTATAAGAGTTGTGTCCTTTCTTCAAAAGCCAAATTCGGGTTATGTCGAAATTTGGAAAGAAAGCAAGCCTAGTCTAAAAACCCTGCGTCAAATTTCAGTGCTTTTTCCCGAGCCCATGCTTCTTAAAAGAGGTGTGAGGCAAAATTTCGAGTTTGCGTTAAAAAGTAGAAATTTAGAGCGCGAATTTAACCAAAGAGTTGGCGAAGCGCTCGAGCTTGTAGGGCTTGACGATAGCTTTTTAGATAAGAAAAATTATGAGTTAAGCTCGGGTCAAACTCAGCGCATAGCGTTTGCTCTCGTGCTTGCTTTGCGCTCAAGGCTAAATTTGCTTGACGAGCCGACAAATAGCGTAGATCTAGCCACTTCAAAGCTGTTTGGCAAAGCCGTCAAATATCAACACGAACAGTATAAAAGTGGCTTTATAATCGCAAGCCATGATGAGAAATGGCTAAGCGCAATCGCGCAAGATAGCGTGTTTTTGCATAGAGGCAAGGTGAGTGAATTTGAGATAAAAAATATATTTGAAAATCAAAACGGCTTTTTAAATTTTGGCTCCGAAGTGAAATTTACCCTGCCGCAGGCTATAAAAAACGCGAGCAAAATCGCAATCAATCCAAATAAAATAATCCTAAGCAAAGAGCCGTTTGATGGCGGATTTATCGGGCTTTTACATTCAGTTTCCATCATTTATGGCACATATCTTTTAGCCAAGGTTAAGATCGGAGACTTCTTAATAAAAGCGGTCGTTAGCAGCGATAAATTTATAGATAACAAGCTAGTGACCGGTGAAAATGTCTATTTTGGCTTTAGCGACGAGGCATTTTTAAGTATAGAGTAA
- the tupB gene encoding tungstate ABC transporter permease TupB gives MDYILEGIISAFGLLLNGDAETYSAIKATLYTSSISIMLAIICGFPIGFVLGFYNFFGKKFLRLLSDTALAVPTVAIGLILYAFISRHGPFGEFGLLFTLKAVMLGQFVLAMPIVVSLTASVIENMERKHYLTLMSYRLSKFKLILAVLYELRYSLLVVFATAYGRIVAEVGVAMMIGGNIKWFTRTITTAISLETNKGEFSMGIALALVLIFIAFAVNLTTHQLKRLDK, from the coding sequence TTGGATTACATCTTAGAAGGGATAATATCCGCCTTCGGCTTGCTTTTAAATGGCGATGCAGAGACTTATTCGGCGATTAAGGCGACACTTTATACATCAAGCATATCGATCATGCTTGCTATCATCTGCGGATTTCCTATCGGCTTTGTTTTAGGATTTTACAATTTCTTCGGAAAGAAATTTCTAAGACTTCTAAGCGATACGGCTCTAGCAGTGCCGACGGTCGCTATCGGACTTATACTTTATGCTTTTATCTCAAGACACGGCCCATTTGGAGAATTTGGGCTTTTATTTACGCTAAAAGCCGTCATGCTAGGGCAGTTTGTGCTAGCCATGCCTATTGTTGTTTCGCTTACCGCAAGCGTTATAGAAAATATGGAGCGCAAGCACTATCTTACGCTAATGAGCTATCGTTTGAGCAAATTTAAGCTCATTCTAGCCGTTCTTTACGAGCTTAGATACTCGCTTCTTGTAGTATTTGCAACCGCTTACGGCAGGATAGTGGCCGAAGTGGGCGTTGCGATGATGATAGGCGGAAACATCAAGTGGTTTACCCGAACTATAACCACTGCGATATCGCTTGAAACAAATAAGGGCGAATTTTCTATGGGTATCGCTCTTGCTTTGGTGCTGATTTTTATCGCATTTGCCGTAAATTTAACCACTCACCAGCTAAAAAGACTTGACAAATGA
- the tupA gene encoding tungstate ABC transporter substrate-binding protein TupA, whose product MKKLILSSLVVASAVFAADSDLVMATTTSTDNTGLLDAIYPAYKAETGVDLKWTAVGTGAALKLGENCDADILFVHSPKVEKEFVEKGFGVERKAVMYNDFVLIADKSIAPKFQGKDIKGSFEMIKAEGIKFFSRGDTSGTHNKEKSIWKKVVGEVPEKDAWYAQTGQGMLATINAAAEQKGVTFTDRGTYIKYEANMKNDPSLVIVNEGDDDLKNFYSVIAVNPKHCAKTDVENANKFIEWITGEKGQKFIADFKLMNKPLFTPDATTRK is encoded by the coding sequence ATGAAAAAGTTAATCTTAAGCTCACTTGTTGTTGCATCTGCTGTTTTTGCCGCTGATAGCGATCTTGTGATGGCTACTACGACAAGTACCGATAATACTGGCTTGCTAGACGCTATCTATCCTGCTTATAAGGCTGAAACGGGAGTGGATCTAAAATGGACTGCCGTAGGTACGGGAGCGGCACTAAAGCTTGGCGAGAACTGCGATGCCGACATACTTTTCGTGCATTCGCCAAAGGTTGAAAAAGAATTCGTTGAAAAAGGCTTTGGCGTTGAGCGCAAGGCTGTTATGTATAACGACTTCGTTTTAATCGCCGATAAATCAATCGCGCCTAAATTTCAGGGCAAAGACATAAAAGGTTCTTTTGAGATGATTAAGGCTGAGGGCATTAAATTTTTCTCACGCGGCGATACATCAGGCACTCATAACAAAGAAAAAAGTATATGGAAAAAAGTTGTAGGCGAAGTTCCTGAGAAAGACGCTTGGTACGCTCAAACAGGTCAAGGCATGCTAGCTACGATAAATGCGGCTGCCGAGCAAAAAGGTGTTACGTTTACCGATCGCGGCACATATATCAAATACGAAGCGAACATGAAAAACGATCCGTCGCTTGTAATCGTAAATGAAGGCGATGACGATCTTAAAAATTTCTACTCCGTAATCGCCGTAAATCCTAAACACTGCGCAAAAACCGACGTAGAAAATGCAAATAAATTTATCGAGTGGATAACAGGCGAGAAAGGGCAAAAATTCATAGCCGACTTTAAGCTTATGAATAAGCCTTTATTTACTCCTGATGCGACTACTCGCAAATAA
- a CDS encoding IMPACT family protein, with protein sequence MQTTSEIYTAKSEIKKSTFLSYLVPLSEFKSVHERLKTEHPKAVHIVWAYRELNKYGQIVENQSDDGEPKGTSGAPSLNALRGANLINVGVFIVRYFGGIKLGTGGLVRAYSSAVNLAINEAELKKFEFKDECKFYTPFALMSRFEHFFSSQNLNEFEREFNSSGAIWTAKFNEEEMSKFYEFANVFEIEEFKFLALPLFANKFVV encoded by the coding sequence ATGCAGACAACATCTGAAATTTACACCGCTAAAAGCGAGATCAAAAAATCTACATTTTTAAGCTATCTTGTACCGCTTAGCGAGTTTAAATCAGTCCATGAGCGACTTAAAACCGAGCATCCAAAGGCGGTGCATATAGTCTGGGCTTACCGCGAGCTAAATAAATACGGTCAAATCGTAGAAAATCAAAGCGATGACGGCGAGCCAAAAGGCACAAGCGGAGCTCCGAGCTTAAACGCATTGCGAGGAGCGAATTTGATAAATGTAGGCGTGTTTATAGTGCGCTATTTCGGCGGGATCAAGCTTGGCACAGGCGGGCTTGTAAGAGCTTATAGCTCGGCCGTAAATTTAGCGATAAATGAAGCGGAGCTTAAAAAATTTGAGTTTAAAGACGAGTGTAAATTTTATACTCCTTTTGCTTTGATGTCGCGTTTTGAGCATTTTTTTAGCTCTCAAAATTTAAACGAATTCGAGCGTGAATTTAACAGTAGCGGTGCGATATGGACGGCTAAATTTAACGAAGAAGAGATGAGTAAATTTTATGAATTTGCAAATGTTTTTGAGATTGAGGAGTTTAAATTTCTAGCCTTGCCGCTCTTTGCAAATAAATTTGTCGTATAA
- the msrB gene encoding peptide-methionine (R)-S-oxide reductase MsrB, with the protein MIKKIVAALIVAAVSTWAKGAEMGNKTIVLAGGCFWGTEAYLKQLPGVKDTYVAYANSKVPNPSYQQVSYGNTNAAEAVYVEYDEYVIDLPHLLKYFFYTIDPTSLNKQGNDRGTQYRTGIYFTDPKDEAEILAFIKEKQKEYSKPIVVEVMPLQNISKAEEYHQDYLTKNPNGYCHVTFETLPPKDAILSSKKRETKMDMDKLKNYKNKNDAQLKSELSDLSYDVVKNSATERPFTSELNDEKREGIFVDITNGQPLFSSYDKFNSGSGWPSFTKPIDGSLLGEVADNSYGMRRVEVRTSLSDSHLGHVFDDGPRDKGGLRYCINGAALKFIPKEDMEKEGYGYLIPYLEEQAKAEKAK; encoded by the coding sequence ATGATTAAAAAAATCGTTGCGGCTTTGATTGTCGCAGCCGTATCAACATGGGCAAAAGGAGCCGAAATGGGAAATAAAACTATAGTTTTAGCGGGAGGGTGCTTCTGGGGGACGGAGGCTTATCTTAAGCAGCTCCCAGGAGTGAAAGATACTTATGTCGCTTACGCGAATTCAAAAGTGCCAAATCCAAGCTATCAGCAAGTAAGCTACGGCAACACAAATGCAGCCGAAGCCGTATATGTCGAGTATGATGAGTATGTTATCGATTTGCCGCATTTGCTTAAGTATTTTTTCTATACGATTGATCCGACTAGCTTAAATAAGCAGGGAAATGATCGCGGAACTCAGTACAGAACGGGAATTTACTTTACCGATCCAAAGGACGAGGCTGAAATTTTAGCTTTTATAAAAGAAAAGCAAAAAGAGTATAGCAAGCCTATAGTTGTCGAGGTTATGCCGCTACAAAACATCAGCAAAGCAGAGGAGTATCATCAAGACTACTTAACTAAAAATCCAAACGGATATTGCCATGTGACATTTGAGACATTGCCGCCTAAAGACGCTATTTTAAGCAGTAAAAAAAGAGAAACGAAAATGGATATGGATAAGCTAAAAAACTATAAAAATAAAAACGATGCACAGCTTAAAAGCGAGCTTAGCGATCTGTCTTATGATGTAGTTAAAAACTCGGCTACAGAAAGGCCTTTTACGAGCGAACTAAATGATGAAAAAAGGGAAGGGATATTTGTAGATATAACTAACGGACAGCCGCTATTTTCATCTTATGATAAATTCAATTCAGGCTCGGGCTGGCCAAGCTTTACCAAGCCGATAGACGGCTCTTTGCTTGGCGAAGTGGCTGATAATAGCTACGGCATGCGAAGGGTTGAAGTGCGCACCAGTCTTTCTGATTCGCACCTTGGGCATGTTTTTGACGACGGCCCAAGAGATAAGGGCGGGCTAAGATACTGCATAAACGGCGCTGCTCTTAAATTTATCCCAAAAGAGGATATGGAAAAAGAGGGTTACGGCTACTTGATACCGTATCTTGAAGAGCAGGCCAAAGCTGAAAAAGCAAAATAG
- a CDS encoding low molecular weight protein-tyrosine-phosphatase, whose translation MIKVLFVCHGNICRSTMAESLFTHMIAQRDLSTKFEIASAGTSSEEIGNPVHHSTQTQLKQNGVAVVPHRAVQMKKSDIDYYDYIIAMDTANIRNIERIAGHKSEKVAKLLSFAGSSDDVADPWYTGDFETTFKDIKIGLEGFLSALKF comes from the coding sequence ATGATAAAAGTTTTGTTCGTATGTCACGGCAATATCTGCAGAAGCACTATGGCGGAGTCTTTATTTACGCACATGATAGCGCAGCGAGATTTATCCACCAAATTTGAGATAGCCTCAGCAGGTACAAGCAGCGAAGAGATAGGCAACCCTGTTCATCACAGCACACAAACACAGCTAAAGCAAAACGGCGTAGCGGTCGTTCCTCATAGAGCCGTGCAGATGAAAAAGAGCGATATAGACTACTACGACTACATAATCGCAATGGACACGGCAAATATAAGAAATATCGAGCGTATAGCGGGACATAAAAGCGAGAAAGTTGCAAAGCTACTCTCATTTGCAGGCTCTAGTGATGATGTCGCCGATCCTTGGTACACGGGTGATTTTGAAACCACATTTAAAGATATCAAGATAGGCTTAGAAGGGTTTTTGTCCGCTTTAAAATTTTAG
- a CDS encoding ABC-F family ATP-binding cassette domain-containing protein: MVEIKNLVMRFNAQLLFEDVNLKLNRQNRYGLIGANGAGKSTFLKILSGELEANSGDIIIENGLRVGTLGQDQFAFENFTIKDAVLYGNKRLYDAVKEKEKLYMSEEFTDEINERLGVLEMITAEEDPSYEYETRIEKILSSLGFSDFDKLMSEVENSDKFKVLLAQVLFPKPDILFLDEPTNNLDIESIKWLENELNRHEGTMVVISHDRHFINAVCTHILDVDFKRIREFTGNYDDWYIASTLVAKQHEMERDKKLKEKEELEKFIARFSANASKARQATSRQKQLSKLDIEEIKVSSRRDPSILFRTKRDIGNEILEVRSISKKFDKTLFENFSFKLEKNDKVAIIGPNGVGKSTLCKIIIGEIKPDNGDIHIGATIEPSYFAQDTTNKISGDLKLYEWLQDEKNKDLDEIRKCLGRMLFSGAEQEKSVSALSGGEKHRLILSKIMLDRGNLLILDEPNNHLDLEAIIALGEALYKFSGNVICVSHDRELIDAFANRIIHLKGDGEIVDFKGTFEEYMEQLEVGV, encoded by the coding sequence ATGGTTGAGATTAAAAATTTAGTTATGAGATTTAATGCGCAGCTTTTATTTGAAGATGTAAATTTAAAGCTAAATCGCCAAAATAGATACGGACTCATCGGCGCAAACGGAGCCGGCAAATCAACGTTTTTAAAGATTTTATCAGGCGAGCTTGAAGCAAACTCAGGCGACATCATCATCGAAAACGGCCTTCGCGTAGGCACACTCGGACAAGATCAGTTTGCCTTTGAAAATTTTACTATCAAAGACGCTGTTTTATACGGTAATAAGCGCCTTTACGATGCGGTTAAAGAGAAAGAAAAGCTTTATATGAGCGAGGAATTTACCGATGAGATAAATGAGCGCTTAGGCGTTTTAGAGATGATAACAGCTGAAGAAGATCCAAGCTATGAATATGAAACAAGGATAGAAAAAATTTTAAGCTCGCTTGGCTTTAGCGATTTTGATAAACTCATGAGCGAGGTTGAAAACTCCGATAAATTTAAGGTGCTTTTGGCTCAAGTACTCTTTCCAAAGCCTGATATTTTGTTTTTAGATGAGCCAACGAACAACCTTGATATCGAAAGTATAAAATGGCTTGAAAACGAACTTAATCGCCACGAAGGCACGATGGTTGTAATCAGCCACGACCGCCATTTTATAAACGCGGTTTGCACGCATATCTTGGATGTTGATTTTAAGAGGATTCGCGAATTTACAGGCAACTATGACGACTGGTATATCGCATCAACCCTCGTTGCAAAGCAGCATGAGATGGAGCGCGATAAGAAGCTTAAAGAAAAAGAGGAGCTTGAGAAATTTATCGCCAGATTTAGCGCGAACGCAAGCAAGGCTCGCCAAGCTACAAGCCGTCAAAAGCAGCTAAGCAAACTTGATATCGAAGAGATAAAAGTCTCAAGCAGACGCGATCCTAGCATACTTTTTAGAACCAAGCGCGATATAGGAAATGAAATTTTAGAGGTGCGAAGCATAAGCAAGAAATTTGATAAAACGCTTTTTGAAAATTTTAGCTTCAAGCTTGAAAAGAACGATAAAGTGGCTATCATCGGCCCAAACGGTGTTGGCAAAAGCACGCTTTGTAAGATCATCATAGGCGAGATCAAGCCCGATAACGGCGATATCCACATAGGTGCAACCATCGAGCCAAGCTACTTCGCGCAAGATACGACAAATAAAATCTCAGGCGATCTAAAGCTATACGAGTGGCTGCAAGATGAGAAAAATAAAGACTTAGATGAGATCAGAAAGTGCCTTGGCAGGATGCTATTTAGCGGTGCAGAGCAGGAAAAATCGGTAAGTGCGCTAAGCGGAGGCGAAAAGCATAGATTAATACTTAGCAAGATCATGCTTGATCGCGGAAATTTGCTGATATTAGATGAGCCAAACAACCACCTTGACCTTGAGGCGATCATCGCTCTTGGCGAGGCGCTTTATAAATTTAGCGGAAATGTTATCTGCGTAAGCCACGATAGAGAGCTTATAGACGCCTTTGCAAACCGCATTATCCACCTAAAAGGAGATGGCGAGATCGTTGATTTTAAAGGCACGTTTGAAGAGTATATGGAGCAGCTAGAGGTCGGAGTTTAA
- a CDS encoding GGDEF domain-containing protein has translation MGINLNRLLKNSNINQKFYIALIGLIVAHVLYLFIFLLIDKIYLACMNIISIGLYVYSVYIIKKYQNVKLTLTITQIEIFLHSFMCTLSLGWGYGFQNITLALVSIAFFINLNNKLFGYIVTLTQSVAYLFLYVYFKDRIVVQDFESEAMYIFNFTLIVISLIFLSKLLRILNAIVYIDILEKQEQLQMAANKDPLTGLYNRRAFENTVCQKLINSSSFVSLVVGDLDNFKHINDSFGHAAGDEVLRVVSDIIRTSIRKDDYVCRWGGEEFLIALLNTDFKKSDSALNRIKEKIFNHKFQFNSKEVETSITFGFVHAEINEKIDIILAIQKADKLLYIGKRNGKNCVIGEAVDMNMLKKEANTANI, from the coding sequence ATGGGTATTAATTTAAATAGGTTGTTGAAAAATTCAAATATTAATCAAAAATTTTATATTGCTTTAATAGGACTTATTGTAGCTCATGTCCTATATTTATTTATATTTTTATTAATAGACAAAATATATCTTGCATGTATGAATATTATCAGTATAGGTTTGTATGTATATTCTGTATATATCATAAAAAAATATCAAAATGTAAAATTAACTTTAACTATTACTCAAATAGAAATATTTTTGCACTCTTTTATGTGCACTTTAAGTCTTGGTTGGGGTTATGGATTTCAAAATATCACACTTGCACTTGTGTCTATAGCATTTTTTATAAATTTAAATAATAAATTATTTGGCTATATTGTTACTCTGACCCAGAGTGTTGCATATTTATTTTTGTATGTATATTTTAAAGATAGGATCGTTGTTCAGGATTTTGAATCAGAAGCTATGTATATATTCAACTTTACTTTAATTGTAATTTCTTTAATATTTTTATCAAAATTATTAAGAATTCTTAATGCAATTGTGTATATAGATATTCTTGAAAAACAAGAACAGTTGCAGATGGCTGCAAATAAAGATCCTTTAACAGGGCTTTATAACAGGCGTGCATTTGAAAATACAGTATGTCAAAAACTAATTAACAGTAGTAGTTTTGTCAGTTTGGTGGTAGGAGATTTGGATAATTTTAAGCATATAAATGACAGCTTCGGTCATGCAGCTGGAGATGAGGTTCTAAGAGTAGTTTCTGATATTATAAGAACGAGTATTAGAAAAGATGATTACGTTTGTAGATGGGGAGGAGAAGAGTTCTTGATTGCTCTTTTGAATACTGATTTTAAAAAATCAGATTCAGCTTTAAATCGTATTAAAGAAAAAATATTTAATCACAAGTTTCAATTTAATTCAAAAGAGGTTGAGACCTCTATAACATTTGGATTTGTTCATGCTGAAATTAATGAAAAAATTGATATAATTTTAGCTATTCAAAAGGCCGACAAGCTACTTTATATTGGGAAAAGAAATGGCAAAAATTGCGTAATAGGAGAGGCTGTTGATATGAATATGCTAAAAAAAGAAGCAAATACTGCAAATATCTAA
- a CDS encoding alpha/beta hydrolase — translation MSAVLFRFLALFFGVYLLVLALLYFFQERLLFVPSKLDEGFKFEFNAKFEEIKLSVDGAVLNGLHFYASKPKGAVLFFHGNAGSLKGWGKFGEFYTRLGYDFYVFDYRGYGKSSGEIRNETELMSDAHAMMTRVLEEFNAKDITLVGYSLGSGLASNIASKFDVPRLVLVAPYFKFDELASSKVFFVPKFIVKYKIPTVSFINEATNTQISIIHGKFDDLIEISNSYKLAKYLKLDDKFYEIEAGHNDIFYNREFEQILEEILSR, via the coding sequence ATGAGTGCTGTTTTATTTAGGTTTTTGGCTCTGTTTTTTGGAGTTTATCTGCTTGTTTTAGCGCTTCTTTATTTTTTTCAGGAGCGACTTTTGTTTGTGCCAAGCAAGCTTGATGAAGGGTTTAAATTCGAATTTAACGCCAAATTTGAAGAGATAAAATTAAGCGTAGATGGTGCTGTGCTAAACGGACTTCATTTTTATGCTAGCAAGCCAAAGGGCGCGGTTTTGTTTTTTCATGGTAACGCAGGCTCGCTTAAAGGCTGGGGCAAATTTGGCGAGTTTTACACAAGGCTCGGATATGATTTTTACGTTTTTGACTACAGAGGTTACGGCAAAAGTAGCGGCGAGATAAGAAACGAAACCGAGCTCATGAGTGACGCTCATGCGATGATGACAAGAGTGCTTGAAGAGTTTAACGCAAAGGATATCACGCTTGTTGGCTACTCGCTTGGAAGCGGGCTTGCGTCAAATATCGCGAGCAAATTTGATGTGCCTAGATTGGTTTTGGTAGCGCCTTATTTTAAATTTGACGAGCTAGCTAGTTCAAAGGTGTTTTTCGTGCCAAAATTTATAGTGAAGTACAAAATCCCAACCGTTTCGTTCATAAACGAGGCAACAAATACGCAAATATCGATAATCCACGGCAAATTTGACGATCTTATAGAGATATCAAACTCCTATAAACTAGCCAAGTATTTAAAGCTCGATGATAAATTTTACGAGATTGAAGCAGGGCATAATGATATATTTTATAACCGCGAATTTGAGCAAATTTTAGAAGAAATTTTAAGCAGGTAG